In one Alnus glutinosa chromosome 12, dhAlnGlut1.1, whole genome shotgun sequence genomic region, the following are encoded:
- the LOC133852146 gene encoding glutaredoxin-C11-like: MERVNHLASKKAAVIFTKSSCYMCHSIKQLFYELGASPEIHELDQEANGREMESALRGLRNPSVPAVFIGGKYVGSAKDIISLHVDGSLKQMLIDAKAIWF, from the coding sequence ATGGAGAGGGTGAATCATTTGGCATCAAAGAAGGCTGCTGTGATATTCACCAAGAGCTCATGTTACATGTGCCACAGCATCAAACAACTCTTTTATGAACTTGGTGCAAGCCCTGAAATTCATGAGCTTGACCAAGAAGCCAACGGGAGGGAAATGGAGAGTGCTCTACGGGGGCTACGTAATCCCTCAGTCCCAGCTGTGTTCATAGGAGGGAAGTATGTGGGCTCAGCAAAAGATATCATCTCCCTCCATGTTGACGGGTCTCTCAAACAAATGCTGATAGATGCCAAGGCCATCTGGTTCTAA